A section of the Bradyrhizobium oligotrophicum S58 genome encodes:
- a CDS encoding dihydrolipoyllysine-residue acetyltransferase: MTGVIDIKVPDIGDFKDVPVIEIFVKPGDSVKAEDPLVALESDKATMEVPSPRDGIVKAVVVKLGDKVSEGVVIVQFEDAGSAQAETRPVVSAPPSPVSAPAGVAEVRVPDIGDFKDVPVIEIFVKPGDNVKAEDPLVALESDKATMEVPAPLSGTVRELKVKIGDKVSEGAIILVLATGEALGAVSAPAPAQSAPAAVAPVAAADDAAFALAYAGPAVRKLARELGVDLGKVKGSGNHGRILREDVETFAKGGAAPAKPQAAASAGGGTGLDLLPWPKVDFAKYGPIERKELGRIKKISAANLHRNWVVIPHVTTHDEADITELEQFRVKMNKELEKSGVKLSLLPFMVKAAVAALKKFPEFNASLDGDTLVYKNYWHIGFAADTPNGLMVPVIRDADKKSIPEIAKEMNDLAKLAREGKIKPDQMQGGTFSISSLGGIGGIYFTPIINAPEVAIMGVCKGYWKQHSADGKTWTSRLTLPLSLSWDHRVIDGAAAARFNVHFATVLADLRRVLF; encoded by the coding sequence ATGACTGGTGTGATCGACATCAAGGTGCCCGACATCGGCGACTTCAAGGACGTCCCGGTGATCGAGATTTTCGTCAAGCCGGGCGACAGCGTGAAGGCGGAGGATCCGCTCGTCGCGCTGGAATCCGACAAGGCGACCATGGAAGTGCCGTCGCCGCGCGACGGCATCGTCAAGGCCGTCGTCGTCAAGCTCGGCGACAAGGTGAGCGAGGGGGTCGTCATCGTCCAGTTCGAGGATGCCGGTTCGGCGCAGGCCGAGACGCGCCCCGTCGTCAGCGCGCCGCCGTCGCCGGTGAGTGCGCCGGCCGGAGTGGCCGAGGTGCGTGTGCCCGACATCGGCGATTTCAAGGACGTTCCGGTGATCGAGATTTTCGTCAAGCCGGGCGACAATGTGAAGGCGGAGGATCCGCTTGTCGCGCTGGAATCCGACAAGGCGACCATGGAGGTGCCGGCGCCGCTCTCGGGCACGGTGCGCGAGCTCAAGGTCAAGATCGGCGACAAGGTCAGCGAGGGCGCCATCATCCTGGTGCTGGCGACCGGCGAAGCGCTTGGGGCGGTGAGCGCGCCAGCTCCGGCGCAATCTGCGCCGGCAGCCGTGGCGCCCGTTGCCGCCGCCGATGACGCCGCTTTTGCGCTCGCCTACGCTGGTCCTGCGGTCCGCAAGCTCGCGCGCGAACTGGGTGTCGACCTCGGCAAGGTCAAAGGCTCGGGCAATCACGGCCGCATCCTGCGCGAGGACGTCGAGACGTTTGCGAAAGGCGGCGCCGCGCCGGCCAAGCCGCAAGCGGCCGCCAGCGCGGGCGGAGGCACGGGGCTCGATCTGCTACCCTGGCCGAAGGTCGACTTCGCCAAATATGGTCCGATCGAGCGCAAGGAGCTCGGCCGCATCAAGAAGATCTCAGCCGCCAATCTGCATCGAAACTGGGTGGTCATCCCGCACGTCACCACCCATGACGAGGCCGATATCACGGAGCTCGAACAGTTCCGCGTCAAAATGAACAAGGAGCTGGAGAAGAGCGGCGTGAAGCTGTCGCTGCTGCCGTTCATGGTCAAGGCGGCCGTCGCGGCCCTGAAGAAGTTTCCCGAGTTCAACGCCAGTCTCGACGGCGATACGCTGGTCTATAAGAACTACTGGCACATCGGCTTCGCCGCCGACACACCGAACGGCCTGATGGTGCCGGTGATCCGCGATGCCGACAAGAAGTCGATCCCCGAGATTGCCAAGGAGATGAACGACCTCGCGAAGCTCGCGCGCGAAGGCAAGATCAAGCCTGATCAGATGCAGGGCGGCACCTTCTCGATCTCCTCGCTCGGCGGCATCGGTGGCATCTACTTTACCCCGATCATCAACGCGCCTGAAGTTGCGATCATGGGCGTATGCAAGGGCTATTGGAAGCAGCATTCGGCCGACGGCAAGACCTGGACGTCACGGCTGACCCTGCCGCTGTCCTTGTCATGGGACCACCGCGTCATCGACGGCGCGGCGGCTGCTCGTTTCAACGTCCATTTCGCCACCGTGCTCGCCGATCTCCGGCGCGTGCTGTTCTGA
- a CDS encoding lysine N(6)-hydroxylase/L-ornithine N(5)-oxygenase family protein, translated as MTYHPSPEYDVVGVGFGPSNLALAIALDDCTRQQRVSCRSLFVERQPHFKWHGGMLLPGSSMQISFLKDLVSLRDPTSPFTFINYLHKSGRLLDFTNCKTFYPSRIEFNDYLRWAAGQFSSLVEYGETVVAVEPVGSGQSVVALRVSTRTEDGAERVHIARNLVVAVGGVPHVPAGFRAIAGDPRVVHTSAYLESPITAALNGEAPRIAVVGGGQSAAEVTLDLSERFPNAHVDLIFRGHALKPSDSSPFVNEIFNPEYTDYFHSREESQRGAIIRSFRNTNYAVVDPELLDQLYRMTYQQRVSGTRKLALHPRSEIVGAEAGPEGIALELLNKDEDVRHRATYDAIVLATGYERSPFPAFLDPISRYVEGSGLDRDYRVQTSPAFRPRVYLQGCSETSHGLSDTLLSVLPMRAQEIMASLVATSAKQRGPEQDPQLVERVYS; from the coding sequence ATGACGTACCATCCCTCTCCTGAATATGATGTCGTCGGCGTTGGCTTCGGGCCGTCGAATCTCGCGCTGGCGATCGCGCTCGACGATTGCACGCGACAGCAGCGTGTGAGCTGCCGTTCGCTGTTCGTGGAGCGGCAGCCGCACTTCAAGTGGCATGGCGGCATGCTGCTGCCCGGCAGCAGCATGCAGATCTCCTTCCTCAAGGATCTCGTGTCGCTGCGCGACCCGACCAGCCCGTTCACGTTCATCAACTATCTGCATAAATCGGGCCGGCTGCTCGACTTCACCAATTGCAAGACGTTCTATCCGAGCCGGATCGAGTTCAACGACTACCTGCGCTGGGCTGCAGGCCAGTTCAGCTCGCTGGTCGAATATGGCGAGACGGTCGTTGCCGTCGAGCCGGTCGGCAGCGGCCAGTCCGTGGTCGCGCTCCGCGTGTCGACCCGGACGGAGGATGGAGCTGAGCGGGTGCATATTGCGCGCAACCTCGTGGTCGCGGTGGGCGGCGTGCCGCATGTCCCGGCCGGATTTCGAGCGATTGCGGGAGATCCGCGCGTCGTGCACACGAGTGCGTATCTCGAATCGCCGATCACGGCTGCACTGAACGGCGAGGCACCTCGTATAGCGGTCGTCGGTGGCGGCCAGAGCGCCGCGGAGGTCACCCTCGATCTGAGCGAGCGGTTTCCGAATGCCCATGTCGATCTCATATTCCGCGGACACGCACTGAAGCCGTCCGACAGCAGTCCGTTCGTCAACGAGATCTTCAATCCGGAGTACACCGATTATTTCCATTCGCGCGAGGAGAGCCAGCGCGGCGCAATCATCAGAAGTTTCCGGAACACGAACTATGCTGTCGTCGATCCCGAGCTGCTCGACCAGCTCTATCGGATGACCTATCAGCAGCGCGTCTCCGGCACGCGAAAACTTGCGCTCCATCCCCGAAGCGAGATCGTCGGTGCCGAAGCCGGCCCGGAAGGCATCGCGCTCGAGCTTCTGAACAAGGACGAGGACGTCCGTCACCGCGCGACCTATGACGCGATTGTCCTGGCCACCGGCTACGAGCGCTCGCCATTTCCGGCTTTTCTCGATCCTATCAGCCGTTATGTCGAAGGAAGCGGGCTCGATCGCGACTATCGTGTTCAGACCAGTCCGGCGTTTCGACCGAGGGTCTATCTGCAGGGCTGTTCCGAGACCTCTCATGGCCTGAGCGACACGCTGCTGTCCGTGCTGCCGATGCGAGCCCAGGAGATCATGGCGTCGCTGGTGGCGACGTCGGCGAAGCAGCGCGGCCCGGAGCAGGATCCGCAACTGGTCGAACGTGTGTACTCGTGA
- the lpdA gene encoding dihydrolipoyl dehydrogenase, producing the protein MAQLIDVKVPDIGDFKDVAVIEVLVKPGETVAVDTSLIIVESDKASMEIPSSHAGTVKELWIKTGDKVSEGSVVLSLETAGVTASATPAPAVAPSAVAAAPAPIASSYSGKADIDCEMLVLGAGPGGYSAAFRAADLGMKTVLIERYGTLGGVCLNVGCIPSKALLHTAAVIDEVKHLPDHGISFGAPQIDLDKLRAFKDGVIKKLTGGLAGMAKARKVEVVTGVGSFVDPHHLEVATASGKTTIRFAKAIIAAGSQAVKLPFLPDDPRIVDSTGALELKSIPKRMLVIGGGIIGLEMATVYSTLGTRIDVVEMLDGLMQGADRDLVKVWEKINAHRFDKVMLKTRTVGAKATDAGIEVSFDGEQAPSGPQLYDLVLVAVGRSPNGKAISADKAGVVVTDRGFINVDKQMRTNVAHIFAIGDVVGQPMLAHKAVHEGHVAAEAAHGEKSYFDARQIPSVAYTDPEVAWAGKTEEQCKAEGIKFGKAVFPWAASGRAIANGRDEGFTKLLFDATTHRIIGGGIVGTHVGDLISEICLAIEMGCEPADIGKTIHPHPTLGESIGMAAEVFEGHCTDLPPQKRK; encoded by the coding sequence ATGGCTCAGCTGATCGACGTGAAGGTGCCGGATATCGGTGACTTCAAGGACGTGGCCGTGATCGAGGTACTGGTGAAGCCGGGCGAGACGGTGGCCGTCGATACCAGCCTCATCATTGTCGAGTCCGACAAGGCCTCGATGGAAATCCCATCGTCGCACGCCGGCACGGTCAAGGAGCTCTGGATCAAGACTGGCGACAAGGTCAGCGAAGGTTCGGTCGTCCTCAGTTTGGAGACGGCAGGTGTGACCGCCAGCGCAACACCGGCCCCGGCCGTTGCGCCGTCCGCCGTAGCAGCCGCGCCCGCGCCGATCGCCTCGTCCTACTCCGGCAAGGCCGACATCGACTGCGAGATGCTGGTGCTCGGCGCCGGACCGGGTGGGTATTCCGCGGCATTCCGCGCCGCCGATCTCGGCATGAAGACGGTGCTGATCGAGCGCTACGGCACGCTCGGCGGCGTCTGCCTCAATGTCGGCTGCATCCCGAGCAAGGCGCTGCTGCATACCGCCGCCGTCATCGATGAAGTGAAGCATCTTCCCGATCACGGCATCTCGTTTGGCGCGCCGCAGATTGATCTCGACAAGCTGCGTGCGTTCAAGGACGGCGTGATCAAGAAGCTGACCGGCGGCCTCGCCGGCATGGCCAAGGCGCGCAAGGTCGAGGTGGTGACCGGCGTCGGCAGCTTCGTCGATCCCCATCATCTCGAGGTCGCGACCGCGAGCGGCAAGACGACGATCCGCTTCGCCAAGGCGATCATTGCCGCCGGCAGCCAGGCGGTGAAGCTGCCGTTCCTGCCAGACGACCCGCGCATCGTCGATTCCACCGGCGCGCTGGAGCTGAAGTCGATCCCGAAGCGGATGCTGGTGATCGGCGGCGGCATCATCGGGCTGGAAATGGCGACGGTCTATTCGACGCTCGGCACGCGCATCGACGTCGTCGAGATGCTCGACGGCCTGATGCAGGGGGCCGATCGCGATCTCGTCAAGGTCTGGGAGAAGATCAACGCCCACCGCTTCGACAAGGTGATGCTGAAGACCAGGACCGTCGGCGCCAAGGCCACCGACGCCGGCATCGAGGTGAGCTTCGACGGCGAACAGGCGCCATCAGGGCCGCAGCTCTACGATCTCGTACTCGTGGCCGTCGGCCGCAGCCCGAACGGCAAGGCGATATCAGCCGACAAGGCCGGCGTCGTTGTCACCGACCGTGGCTTCATCAATGTCGACAAGCAGATGCGCACCAATGTCGCGCACATCTTCGCGATCGGTGACGTCGTCGGACAGCCGATGCTGGCGCACAAGGCCGTGCATGAAGGCCATGTCGCGGCCGAAGCCGCGCATGGCGAAAAATCCTACTTCGACGCGCGGCAGATCCCATCGGTGGCCTACACCGATCCCGAGGTGGCCTGGGCCGGCAAGACCGAGGAGCAGTGCAAGGCCGAAGGCATCAAGTTCGGCAAGGCGGTCTTCCCCTGGGCGGCGTCGGGCCGCGCCATCGCCAATGGCCGCGACGAGGGTTTCACGAAGCTGCTGTTCGACGCGACCACCCACCGTATCATCGGCGGCGGCATCGTCGGCACCCATGTCGGAGATCTCATCAGCGAGATCTGCCTGGCCATCGAGATGGGTTGCGAGCCGGCCGATATCGGCAAGACCATCCATCCGCATCCGACGCTCGGCGAATCCATCGGCATGGCTGCCGAGGTGTTCGAAGGGCATTGCACCGATCTGCCGCCGCAGAAACGAAAATAG
- the aceE gene encoding pyruvate dehydrogenase (acetyl-transferring), homodimeric type has protein sequence MMTVADANDLDPLETREWLDALAAVRGHRGDARARFIVKAVLDAASREGLPVGQSLTTPYCNTIPVHQQPALPGDRAMEHRLRSVIRWNALAIVLRANKESSELGGHIASFQSAATLYDIGFGHFWHAPTETHGGDLIFVQGHCSPGIYARAFLEGRLSEEQLLGFRQETGGKGLSSYPHPWLMPDFWQFPTVSMGLGPLVAIYQARFLKYLENHELAKTASRKVWAFMGDGETDEPESLGAISLAGREKLDNLIFVINCNLQRLDGPVRGNGKIVQELESVFRGAGWNVIKVLWGSGWDRLLQKDKTGLLLKRMEECVDGEYQDFKSKSGAYIREHFFGKYDELKQLVADMSDDEIWQLTRGGHDPEKVFAAYAAAVNHKGQPTVILPKTVKGYGMGESGEGQMIAHQAKKMTQDALRGFRDRFQVPVADEDLAKVPFIRLPDDSPEMKYFHAQRERLGGSLPQRRRTSTSLPIPPLQTFQRLLDSTGEREISTTMAFVQMLGTLVRDKAIGKHIVPIVPDESRTFGMEGMFRQLGIYSSVGQLYRPQDADQLMYYREDKSGQVLQEGINEGGAMSSWIVAATSYSTNDVPMIPFYIYYSMFGLQRVGDLAWLAGDMRARGFLLGGTAGRTTLNGEGLQHEDGHSHILAATVPNCVSYDPTFAYEVVTIIREGMRRMYEAQEDVYYYITLMNENYPHPALAEAGAGAEEGILKGLYLLKSGGEAKAEAPRVQLMGSGTILREVIAAADLLKADFGVTADVWSATSFNELRRDGMAAERWNLLHPTEPRRKSWVEAQLDGHAGPVVASTDYMRNYPDQIREYVHAAGRRYVVLGTDGFGRSDYRVKLRRFFEVDRHYVAIAALKALADDGRLKPEIVAEAIAKYQIDTGCAAPWTL, from the coding sequence ATGATGACAGTTGCGGACGCGAACGACCTGGATCCGCTGGAAACCCGGGAATGGCTGGATGCTCTCGCGGCCGTGCGCGGCCATCGCGGTGACGCGCGCGCCCGGTTCATCGTCAAGGCCGTGCTCGACGCGGCCAGTCGAGAGGGTCTGCCGGTCGGCCAGTCGCTGACGACGCCCTATTGCAACACGATCCCTGTCCACCAGCAGCCCGCGCTGCCGGGCGATCGTGCCATGGAGCACAGGCTGCGATCGGTCATCCGCTGGAATGCACTGGCGATCGTGCTGCGCGCCAACAAGGAGAGTTCCGAGCTCGGCGGTCACATCGCAAGCTTCCAGTCGGCGGCCACGCTCTACGACATCGGCTTCGGCCATTTCTGGCATGCGCCGACCGAGACCCACGGCGGCGATCTGATCTTCGTGCAGGGCCACTGTTCACCCGGCATCTATGCACGCGCCTTCCTCGAAGGTCGGCTGAGCGAGGAGCAGCTGCTCGGCTTCCGCCAGGAGACCGGCGGCAAGGGGCTGTCGAGCTATCCGCATCCCTGGCTGATGCCGGACTTCTGGCAGTTTCCGACGGTATCGATGGGGCTCGGCCCGCTGGTCGCGATCTACCAGGCGCGCTTCCTGAAATATCTCGAGAACCATGAGCTCGCGAAGACCGCGAGCCGCAAGGTGTGGGCGTTCATGGGCGACGGCGAGACCGACGAGCCGGAGTCGCTCGGCGCGATCTCGCTCGCCGGCCGCGAGAAGCTCGATAACCTGATCTTCGTCATCAACTGCAACCTGCAGCGGCTCGACGGCCCCGTGCGCGGCAACGGCAAGATCGTCCAGGAGCTGGAGAGCGTGTTCCGGGGCGCCGGCTGGAACGTCATCAAGGTGCTGTGGGGCTCGGGCTGGGACCGCCTGCTGCAGAAGGACAAGACTGGCCTGCTGCTGAAGCGCATGGAGGAGTGCGTCGACGGCGAGTACCAGGATTTCAAGAGCAAGAGCGGCGCCTACATCCGCGAGCATTTCTTCGGCAAATATGACGAGCTGAAGCAGCTCGTCGCCGACATGAGCGACGACGAGATCTGGCAGCTGACCCGCGGCGGCCACGATCCGGAGAAGGTGTTCGCCGCCTATGCCGCGGCGGTCAACCACAAGGGCCAGCCGACCGTGATCCTGCCGAAGACCGTCAAGGGCTACGGCATGGGCGAATCCGGCGAGGGTCAGATGATCGCGCATCAGGCCAAGAAGATGACCCAGGACGCGCTGCGCGGCTTCCGCGACCGCTTCCAGGTGCCGGTTGCGGACGAGGACCTCGCCAAGGTGCCGTTCATCCGGCTGCCGGATGACAGCCCGGAGATGAAATACTTCCACGCTCAGCGCGAGCGGCTCGGAGGCAGCCTGCCGCAGCGCCGGCGGACATCCACGTCACTGCCGATCCCGCCGCTGCAGACGTTCCAGCGCCTGCTCGACAGCACCGGCGAGCGCGAGATCTCGACCACCATGGCGTTCGTGCAGATGCTCGGCACGCTGGTGCGCGACAAGGCGATCGGCAAGCACATCGTGCCGATCGTGCCCGACGAATCCCGCACCTTCGGCATGGAGGGCATGTTCCGCCAGCTCGGCATCTATTCCTCGGTCGGCCAGCTCTACCGTCCGCAGGACGCCGACCAGCTGATGTATTACCGCGAGGACAAGAGCGGCCAGGTGCTGCAGGAGGGCATCAACGAGGGCGGCGCGATGTCGAGCTGGATCGTCGCGGCGACGTCCTACAGCACCAACGACGTTCCGATGATCCCGTTCTACATCTACTACTCGATGTTCGGCCTGCAGCGCGTCGGCGACCTGGCCTGGCTTGCCGGCGACATGCGCGCCCGCGGCTTCCTGCTCGGCGGCACAGCAGGGCGCACCACGCTGAATGGTGAAGGCCTGCAGCACGAGGACGGTCACAGCCATATCCTGGCGGCAACCGTTCCGAACTGCGTGTCCTACGACCCGACCTTCGCCTATGAGGTCGTGACGATCATCCGCGAAGGCATGCGCCGCATGTACGAAGCGCAGGAGGACGTCTACTACTACATCACCCTGATGAACGAGAACTATCCGCATCCGGCGCTCGCCGAGGCCGGAGCGGGTGCGGAGGAGGGCATTCTCAAAGGCCTCTATCTGCTCAAGAGCGGCGGTGAGGCGAAGGCCGAGGCGCCCCGTGTCCAGCTGATGGGCTCCGGCACGATCCTGCGCGAGGTGATCGCGGCTGCCGATCTGCTCAAGGCCGATTTCGGCGTCACCGCGGACGTCTGGAGCGCAACGAGCTTCAACGAGCTGCGCCGCGACGGCATGGCGGCAGAGCGCTGGAACCTGCTGCATCCGACCGAGCCGCGCCGCAAGAGCTGGGTCGAGGCACAGCTCGATGGCCATGCAGGTCCGGTCGTCGCCTCGACCGACTACATGCGCAACTATCCCGACCAGATCCGCGAATACGTCCATGCCGCCGGCCGCCGCTACGTCGTGCTCGGCACCGACGGCTTCGGCCGCAGCGATTATCGCGTCAAGCTGCGGCGCTTCTTCGAGGTCGATCGGCACTACGTCGCCATCGCCGCGCTCAAGGCGCTGGCCGATGACGGCCGCCTCAAGCCGGAGATCGTCGCGGAAGCGATCGCGAAATATCAGATCGACACCGGGTGCGCTGCGCCCTGGACCCTGTGA
- a CDS encoding GNAT family N-acetyltransferase — protein MNAGASVVGSAQTFLVGTDIAMSVVRDNASLRVVRDGAALLSVRLDADRMRLIMCDGVDDPQLLLRAIAAAAEALFGWHPSLDRLVLDLGDRRAAATMLTRQGLAVVMDGRPVLLPEVVMQLRESWLPDAARPAFPLSYVMTDGKRHPRRPPKPAGPVYTRFIPWLSDIVSFRVVDIERDLPLVHRWLNDPRVDVFWNEAGELDKHRDYLSRILSDPHMLPLIGCFGEQPFGYFELYWAKENRIAPFYDAADYDRGWHVIVGEDAFRGRDFITAWLPSLMHYIFLDDCRTQRIVGEPAAAHAQQLRNLDRAGFARIKNFEFPHKRATLVMLLRERFFGDRLWQPVAKDATPETQR, from the coding sequence ATGAATGCAGGTGCGAGCGTCGTCGGGAGCGCTCAGACATTCCTCGTCGGGACCGACATCGCGATGTCGGTGGTCCGCGACAATGCAAGCCTTCGGGTGGTCCGGGATGGTGCGGCCCTGCTGTCGGTGCGGCTCGATGCCGATCGGATGCGGCTGATCATGTGCGACGGCGTCGATGATCCGCAGCTGCTGCTGCGCGCAATTGCGGCTGCCGCCGAAGCGCTGTTCGGCTGGCATCCGTCGCTCGACCGGCTCGTCCTGGACCTCGGAGACAGGCGGGCTGCGGCAACGATGTTGACGCGCCAGGGTCTCGCGGTGGTGATGGATGGCAGGCCGGTGCTGCTGCCGGAGGTGGTGATGCAGCTGCGCGAGAGCTGGCTGCCGGATGCGGCGCGCCCCGCGTTTCCGCTGTCCTATGTGATGACCGACGGCAAGCGTCATCCGCGGCGCCCGCCGAAGCCGGCTGGCCCGGTCTATACGCGCTTCATTCCGTGGCTGTCGGACATCGTCAGCTTTCGGGTCGTCGACATCGAACGGGACCTGCCGCTGGTTCACCGCTGGCTCAACGATCCGCGCGTGGATGTGTTCTGGAACGAGGCGGGAGAGCTCGACAAGCATCGCGACTATCTTTCGCGCATCCTGTCGGACCCGCACATGCTGCCCTTGATCGGCTGCTTCGGCGAGCAGCCGTTCGGCTATTTCGAGCTCTATTGGGCCAAGGAGAACCGGATCGCGCCGTTCTACGATGCCGCGGACTACGACCGCGGCTGGCATGTGATCGTCGGCGAGGACGCGTTCCGCGGCCGCGATTTCATCACCGCATGGCTTCCCTCGCTCATGCACTACATCTTCCTCGACGATTGCCGCACCCAGCGGATCGTCGGTGAGCCGGCGGCCGCCCATGCACAGCAGCTGCGCAATCTCGATCGCGCCGGATTTGCCCGGATCAAGAATTTCGAATTCCCACACAAGCGAGCAACACTGGTCATGTTGCTTCGTGAACGCTTCTTTGGTGATCGGCTGTGGCAGCCGGTTGCGAAGGACGCGACGCCAGAGACCCAACGCTGA
- a CDS encoding cyclic peptide export ABC transporter, producing the protein MMTSSDPGIVHVGSLLRPYWKLVLCAILLGLVGGASVAGLLAVVNKGLYAGSADIGRLIASFAGLCVLIVIGSVGSDISANVVGQRIIASLRKSLAAKILMAPIDELESYRTHRLIPVLTKDVDAISDFAFFFPAFLVSGVVVTGCLVYLAVLSWPLFLVTAALIALGSFAHFRARQRGMSGFHLARQYEDDLQKHYRTIAEGAKELRLHRPRRHHVHVDLIQRTVDRISDVQIGAINLLVTARALGTVLLFLVIGTALVLRPLLWPDSPPSVSSGFVLVLLFMRGPIDQLIGMLPSLGRAQVAMRRIAELSERFATAESDLLEDPVNRINDEIESIELRGVSYSFQAASAERPFRLGPVDLRIRRGEIVFIVGENGSGKTTLIKLLLGLYVPDHGLLLRDGVPVVGRSRDDYRQLFTTVFSDYYLFDTLLRQGDHTPEIAQRYLDRLELAHKVAVENGAFSTTDLSTGQRKRLALINAWIEGRPVLVFDEWAADQDPAFRQIFYTELLADLKRLGKTIIVISHDDRYFHCADRIVRLRNGRLEEDGSEQQGEIARPKRSSRP; encoded by the coding sequence ATGATGACCTCATCCGATCCTGGGATCGTGCACGTCGGAAGCCTGTTGCGGCCGTACTGGAAGCTGGTTCTCTGCGCCATTCTGCTCGGCCTCGTCGGCGGCGCCAGCGTTGCCGGCCTGCTCGCCGTGGTGAACAAGGGCCTCTATGCCGGCTCGGCCGATATCGGCCGCCTGATCGCCTCGTTTGCCGGGCTCTGCGTTCTGATCGTGATCGGGTCGGTCGGCTCCGACATCAGCGCCAACGTCGTGGGACAGCGGATCATCGCGTCGCTGCGCAAATCGCTGGCGGCCAAGATCCTGATGGCGCCGATCGACGAGCTGGAATCCTACCGGACTCACCGGCTGATCCCCGTGTTGACCAAGGACGTCGATGCGATCAGCGATTTCGCATTCTTCTTTCCGGCCTTCCTGGTCTCCGGCGTCGTCGTCACGGGCTGCCTCGTCTATCTGGCCGTGCTGTCATGGCCGTTGTTCCTGGTCACGGCGGCGTTGATCGCGCTCGGATCGTTCGCCCATTTCCGGGCGAGACAGCGCGGAATGTCCGGGTTCCATCTCGCCCGCCAGTATGAGGACGATCTGCAGAAGCACTACCGCACGATCGCGGAGGGCGCCAAGGAGCTGCGTCTCCACCGGCCCCGCCGGCATCACGTGCATGTCGACCTGATCCAGCGCACCGTCGACAGGATCAGCGACGTGCAGATTGGGGCCATCAATCTCCTGGTCACCGCGCGCGCGCTCGGGACGGTGCTGTTGTTCCTGGTGATCGGGACCGCGCTCGTGCTGCGGCCGCTGTTGTGGCCGGACAGCCCGCCATCGGTCTCCAGCGGTTTCGTCCTGGTGCTGTTGTTCATGCGCGGACCCATCGATCAGCTCATCGGCATGCTGCCCTCGCTCGGACGCGCGCAGGTGGCGATGCGGCGGATTGCGGAACTGTCGGAGCGTTTCGCCACGGCCGAGTCGGATCTGCTCGAAGATCCCGTCAATCGGATCAACGATGAGATCGAATCGATCGAGCTGCGCGGCGTCTCCTACTCGTTTCAGGCCGCTTCCGCCGAAAGGCCCTTCAGGCTCGGCCCGGTCGATCTCCGCATCCGGCGCGGCGAGATCGTCTTCATCGTCGGCGAGAACGGCAGCGGCAAGACGACATTGATCAAGCTGCTGCTGGGGCTCTACGTGCCAGATCATGGCCTGCTGCTGCGCGATGGCGTTCCGGTCGTCGGCCGGTCGCGCGATGATTATCGGCAGCTCTTCACCACCGTGTTCTCGGATTACTACCTGTTCGATACGCTGCTGCGGCAGGGCGATCACACACCGGAGATCGCGCAGCGCTATCTGGATCGGCTCGAGCTGGCCCACAAGGTCGCGGTCGAAAACGGCGCGTTCTCCACCACGGACCTGTCGACCGGACAACGCAAGCGCCTGGCGCTGATCAATGCCTGGATCGAAGGTCGTCCCGTGCTCGTGTTCGACGAATGGGCTGCCGATCAGGACCCGGCGTTCCGCCAGATCTTCTACACGGAGCTGCTCGCCGACCTCAAACGTCTGGGCAAGACGATCATCGTGATCTCGCACGACGACCGCTACTTCCATTGCGCAGATCGGATCGTGCGGCTGCGCAATGGACGGCTCGAAGAGGATGGTTCGGAGCAACAAGGCGAGATCGCACGACCGAAGCGTTCGTCGAGACCGTAG